A stretch of the Bacillus licheniformis DSM 13 = ATCC 14580 genome encodes the following:
- the gpr gene encoding GPR endopeptidase has product MEKKKLDLSQYAVRTDLAVEARDLAEEKEASPKKELKGFTVKEYEKDGIKIQTMDIDEEGAKLSGKKAGRYLTFETQGIRQQDSVLQEKVVDVFAKEFSSFLDYLGIPRDASCLIVGLGNWNVTPDSLGPLVTENLLVTRHLFQLQPENVEEGYRPVSALSPGVMGLTGIETSDIIQGVIDRSKPDFVIAIDALASRGIERVNSTIQISDSGIHPGSGVGNKRKELSKDTLGIPVIAIGVPTVVDAVTITSDTIDYMLKHFGREMRDDSPSRSLVPAGMSFGKRKVLTEEDLPDEEHRKSFLGIVGGLAEDEKRQLIHEVLAPLGHNLMVTPKEVDTFIDDMANVIANGLNTALHENVSQDNKGMYNH; this is encoded by the coding sequence ATGGAGAAAAAGAAGCTCGATTTAAGTCAATATGCAGTCCGGACAGACTTAGCCGTGGAAGCGAGGGATCTGGCAGAGGAAAAGGAAGCTTCTCCAAAGAAAGAGCTGAAAGGGTTTACAGTCAAAGAATACGAAAAAGACGGGATCAAAATTCAGACGATGGATATTGATGAAGAAGGAGCGAAGCTGTCGGGGAAAAAAGCCGGCCGCTATTTAACCTTTGAAACACAAGGGATCAGACAGCAGGATTCCGTATTGCAGGAAAAAGTCGTCGATGTCTTCGCAAAGGAATTTTCCTCGTTTCTCGATTATTTGGGCATTCCGCGGGATGCCAGCTGCTTAATAGTCGGGCTCGGCAACTGGAATGTCACGCCCGACTCGCTCGGCCCCCTAGTGACGGAGAACCTTCTCGTGACGAGGCACCTGTTTCAGCTGCAGCCCGAAAATGTAGAGGAAGGCTACCGTCCGGTGAGTGCGCTTTCCCCGGGAGTCATGGGCTTGACCGGAATTGAAACGAGCGACATTATCCAAGGGGTGATCGATCGCTCAAAGCCCGATTTTGTCATTGCCATTGATGCGCTGGCATCAAGAGGGATCGAGCGTGTGAATTCTACCATTCAAATTTCAGACAGCGGGATACACCCCGGGTCTGGTGTGGGGAATAAAAGAAAAGAGTTAAGCAAGGATACGCTCGGCATTCCGGTCATCGCCATCGGTGTTCCGACAGTGGTCGATGCCGTCACGATCACGAGCGACACGATTGATTACATGCTGAAGCATTTTGGAAGAGAGATGAGAGACGACAGTCCGTCCAGGTCGCTCGTTCCCGCGGGGATGAGCTTTGGGAAAAGAAAGGTCCTCACCGAAGAAGACCTTCCCGATGAAGAGCACCGCAAATCGTTTCTCGGTATAGTCGGAGGCCTCGCAGAGGATGAAAAAAGGCAGCTGATCCATGAAGTCCTCGCTCCGCTCGGCCATAACTTAATGGTGACCCCTAAAGAGGTCGATACATTTATCGATGATATGGCAAATGTGATTGCAAACGGTCTGAACACAGCGCTCCATGAAAATGTATCGCAAGACAATAAAGGAATGTATAACCACTAA
- the rpsT gene encoding 30S ribosomal protein S20, which yields MPNIKSAIKRTKTNNERRAHNATIKSAMRTAMKQVETFVSNNEADKAKAALSAAAKKIDKAAKKGLVHKNTAARYKSNLAKKVNGLSA from the coding sequence TTGCCAAACATTAAATCAGCGATCAAACGCACAAAAACAAACAACGAGCGCCGCGCGCACAACGCAACAATCAAATCTGCAATGCGCACTGCTATGAAACAAGTTGAAACTTTCGTAAGCAACAACGAAGCAGACAAAGCGAAAGCAGCTCTATCTGCAGCAGCAAAGAAAATCGATAAAGCAGCTAAAAAAGGTCTTGTCCACAAAAACACCGCCGCTCGTTACAAATCAAACCTAGCGAAAAAAGTGAACGGACTTTCTGCATAA
- a CDS encoding YqxA family protein: MASFMGKCILACAVMFFGVLLGMQQANNGMIEMKGYEDPDLKAALSISEGDAKEASVLGHQIDLEEKQKELEQLEAFNLFSSAGRALADSVTNTARSLYDWIKEKTE; this comes from the coding sequence GTGGCTTCTTTTATGGGAAAATGCATATTGGCTTGCGCTGTCATGTTTTTCGGCGTTCTTCTCGGCATGCAGCAGGCGAACAACGGAATGATTGAAATGAAAGGGTACGAGGACCCTGATTTAAAAGCAGCGCTCAGCATATCTGAAGGGGATGCGAAAGAGGCGTCAGTCCTCGGCCATCAAATCGATTTGGAGGAAAAACAAAAAGAGCTGGAACAGCTGGAAGCTTTCAACCTCTTTTCCTCGGCCGGCCGAGCCCTGGCCGATTCGGTCACAAACACAGCCCGTTCATTGTATGACTGGATAAAGGAAAAAACGGAATAG
- a CDS encoding YqzM family protein yields MNEFEKDVQSKRNDLVDSGVGFIVSFGFFATMFIIATVIHLAA; encoded by the coding sequence GTGAATGAATTTGAAAAAGACGTGCAAAGCAAACGTAACGATCTTGTAGATTCAGGTGTCGGTTTTATCGTGTCTTTTGGCTTTTTCGCTACAATGTTTATTATCGCTACTGTTATACATCTGGCCGCTTAA
- the spoIIP gene encoding stage II sporulation protein P: MRKRGRNRQFVLAVNGRSAVKTVFLFIVSLLLVFILSGVLTSLRPELRPSSSLYRVADELKGETFGLILGMENHYFASELPEPNKRFELSPLVLKLATSINLKDPRSFLGRELPGFSHFDSEILIAGQGTDYTNMPSESPPPTEVLKEEREANLAELEGKQKKKTDGEKPPEQSTGGRKVVFIYNTHNTESYLPFLKGEADPDRAIHSKANVTLVSDMLANAMKSQGVGAMVDKTDFQANLRKKGWAYARSYDESRPVVKEAMAQNKDLQYFIDIHRDSQRKKATTATVKGKSYARVAFVLGKKSSNFESNLKLAKELHERMEKKYPGLSRGVISKGAAGDNGIYNQDLNERSVLIEFGGVDNNREELERAAEAMADVFSEMYWNAEKVDADSGEDDKKKQ, encoded by the coding sequence ATGAGAAAAAGAGGCAGGAATCGTCAGTTTGTGCTGGCTGTAAATGGAAGAAGCGCGGTTAAGACAGTATTCTTATTTATCGTCAGCCTGCTGCTCGTTTTTATTTTATCAGGCGTGCTCACATCGCTGCGTCCTGAGTTAAGGCCGTCTTCATCGTTGTACCGGGTGGCTGATGAACTGAAGGGCGAGACCTTTGGGCTCATTTTGGGAATGGAAAACCACTACTTTGCATCAGAATTGCCGGAACCGAATAAGCGCTTTGAGCTTTCCCCCCTCGTCCTGAAGCTGGCGACCAGCATTAATTTGAAAGATCCGCGAAGTTTTCTCGGACGGGAGCTTCCGGGATTCTCTCATTTTGACTCGGAAATCCTCATTGCCGGGCAAGGGACGGATTATACGAATATGCCGTCAGAATCTCCGCCGCCGACTGAGGTCTTAAAAGAGGAGAGAGAAGCGAATCTTGCAGAGCTTGAAGGGAAACAGAAAAAGAAAACAGACGGGGAAAAACCTCCTGAACAATCGACGGGCGGCCGCAAAGTCGTATTTATCTACAATACGCACAATACGGAATCGTATCTTCCCTTTTTAAAAGGTGAGGCAGATCCTGATCGGGCGATTCATTCGAAAGCAAATGTTACGCTTGTCAGCGATATGCTCGCAAATGCGATGAAATCGCAGGGCGTCGGGGCGATGGTGGATAAAACCGATTTTCAGGCGAATTTGCGGAAAAAAGGCTGGGCCTATGCCCGTTCCTATGATGAATCAAGGCCGGTCGTCAAAGAGGCGATGGCCCAGAACAAAGACTTGCAGTATTTTATCGATATTCACAGGGATTCGCAACGGAAGAAAGCGACAACCGCGACTGTCAAAGGAAAAAGCTATGCACGCGTTGCGTTTGTGCTCGGCAAGAAGAGCTCTAATTTCGAATCGAACTTAAAGCTGGCAAAAGAGCTGCATGAACGGATGGAAAAAAAATATCCCGGTTTGAGCCGCGGAGTTATATCTAAGGGAGCTGCCGGGGATAATGGCATATATAATCAGGATTTAAACGAAAGATCCGTCTTAATCGAATTTGGCGGCGTAGATAATAACCGCGAAGAGCTGGAGCGGGCTGCAGAAGCGATGGCGGATGTATTCAGCGAGATGTACTGGAATGCTGAAAAAGTTGATGCAGACTCCGGTGAAGACGATAAGAAAAAACAATAG
- the holA gene encoding DNA polymerase III subunit delta, translating to MTVFDVWKSLKKGDIHPVYCLYGKETHLLQETVQRIRQAVVDEETKDFNFSIFDLEEDALDLAVEDAETFPFMGERRLVVAKNPAFLTAEKKKDKLEHNLGVLEAYITQPAPYSVFVLLAPYEKLDERKKLTKLLKKHAHMVEAKELTAKETADFIAGLAKSEGKQIEPEAAEELVLLCHASLSAIAQEVKKLSTYTGDRGEITIEDVRKLVARGLEQNIFELINKVVNRKRTEALQIFYDLLKQNEEPIKMMALIANQFRLLMQTKYFSDQGYGQKQIASNLKVHPFRVKLAIEQARLFSEQELRNIIEQLAVMDYEMKTGKKDKQLLLELFLLKLLQPHEKNGLL from the coding sequence ATGACGGTATTTGATGTTTGGAAAAGCTTGAAAAAAGGCGACATTCATCCCGTTTATTGCTTGTACGGGAAAGAGACGCATCTTCTGCAGGAGACGGTTCAAAGGATCAGACAAGCCGTTGTTGATGAAGAGACGAAAGACTTTAACTTCTCGATATTTGATCTGGAAGAAGACGCGCTCGATCTTGCCGTGGAGGATGCGGAAACCTTTCCGTTTATGGGGGAAAGGCGTCTTGTCGTGGCGAAAAACCCGGCGTTTTTAACAGCTGAAAAAAAGAAGGATAAGCTTGAGCATAATCTCGGTGTACTGGAAGCTTACATTACGCAGCCGGCACCTTATTCCGTGTTTGTTTTGCTTGCGCCTTATGAAAAGCTCGATGAACGGAAAAAGCTGACCAAGCTCCTGAAAAAGCATGCGCACATGGTGGAAGCGAAGGAATTAACCGCCAAAGAAACGGCTGACTTTATCGCAGGCCTCGCGAAGTCGGAAGGCAAACAAATCGAACCGGAAGCGGCGGAGGAGCTTGTCCTGTTATGTCATGCAAGTCTGTCAGCCATTGCCCAGGAGGTTAAAAAGCTCAGTACATATACCGGTGACCGCGGAGAGATCACCATAGAGGATGTCAGAAAGCTTGTAGCGAGAGGGCTTGAACAAAATATTTTCGAACTGATCAATAAGGTCGTCAATCGGAAACGTACAGAAGCGCTGCAGATTTTCTACGATCTATTAAAGCAAAATGAAGAGCCGATTAAAATGATGGCGCTGATTGCTAATCAGTTCAGGCTGCTGATGCAGACCAAATATTTTTCTGACCAGGGATACGGACAAAAGCAAATCGCCTCAAACCTTAAAGTGCACCCGTTCAGGGTGAAGCTGGCGATCGAGCAGGCGAGGCTTTTTTCAGAGCAGGAGCTTAGGAACATTATCGAGCAGCTCGCCGTGATGGATTATGAAATGAAGACAGGCAAAAAAGACAAGCAGCTCCTGCTTGAACTGTTTTTGCTGAAGCTGCTGCAGCCTCATGAAAAAAACGGCCTCCTTTAA